In Salmo salar unplaced genomic scaffold, Ssal_v3.1, whole genome shotgun sequence, one genomic interval encodes:
- the LOC123723685 gene encoding epithelial membrane protein 2 produces MLVLAGIVVLHITAIILLLVATIDNAWWFTDSVTTDVWGRWELAGSAWHYTNLKGDYAEEYLQVVQAGAVLACIFSILGLFVFVAQLFTLSKGQRFTFSGALMLISCLCVMIAASIYTDIFHKQEKGWFGHSFILAWISFVLTFILGVIYVILRKKSE; encoded by the exons ATGTTGGTCCTGGCTGGAatcgttgttcttcacattaccgccATCATCCTGCTTCTGGTGGCAACCATTGATAAT GCCTGGTGGTTCACAGACTCAGTGACCACAGACGTGTGGGGCCGGTGGGAACTGGCAGGCTCAGCTTGGCACTACACCAACCTCAAAGGAGACTATGCTGAAG AATACCTCCAGGTAGTGCAGGCCGGGGCAGTGCTGGCCTGCATCTTCTCCATCCTGGGCCTGTTTGTGTTCGTGGCTCAACTCTTCACTTTGTCCAAGGGCCAGAGGTTCACCTTCTCTGGAGCCTTGATGCTCATCTCCT GTCTGTGTGTAATGATCGCTGCGTCCATCTACACGGACATCTTCCACAAGCAGGAAAAGGGCTGGTTCGGACACTCTTTCATCCTGGCCTGGATCTCCTTCGTCCTCACATTCATACTGGGCGTCATCTACGTGATCCTGCGCAAGAAGAGCGAGTAG
- the LOC123736104 gene encoding uncharacterized protein, which translates to MSSEQKRNIVVFLCITVAFSNLMFCGALSVEKFNVLDGFNADHEKASNADREPRISTKQDAKHKSEYLGGLAILRRNLRPTVNNFSIHEQSAESIDVPENSINNSSQPNIDLKSTDLRGPLNVQKRSLDYNAGHQAVFKGFEGHGFQGKVYGPSAEHNPHSSEWLSMRPLVQCNDNLMMLTASGRGYTHLLVDRAGASPISLFQLPPSCGYHVKTT; encoded by the exons ATGTCTTCCGAACAGAAGAGAAACATAGTTGTGTTTTTATGTATAACTGTAGCTTTTTCTAACTTGATGTTCTGTGGTGCGTTGAGTGTAGAAAAGTTTAATGTTCTCGATGGTTTTAATGCGGATCATGAAAAGGCGTCAAATGCTGACAGAGAGCCGAGGATCAGCACAAAACAAGACGCCAAGCACAAATCTGAGTACCTGGGCGGACTGGCCATTCTTCGGCGCAATCTTCGACCTACTGTTAATAATTTCAGCATTCATGAACAGAGTGCAGAGTCCATTGACGTTCCTGAGAACTCCATAAATAATTCGAGTCAACCCAACATTGATCTAAAGTCAACTGATTTGCGGGGGCCTTTGAATGTCCAGAAAAGATCTCTGGATTACAATGCTGGACATCAGGCAGTCTTCAAAG GTTTTGAAGGCCACGGTTTTCAAGGGAAGGTCTATGGTCCATCAGCTGAGCACAACCCCCACTCCAGTGAATGGCTGTCGATGAGGCCTCTGGTCCAGTGTAATGACAACCTCATGATGCTCACTGCATCTGGACGAGGATACACACATCTACTGGTGGATAGAG CGggcgcctctcccatctccctgtTCCAGCTGCCGCCGTCCTGTGGTTACCATGTGAAGACTACCTGA
- the LOC123736100 gene encoding extensin-like, protein MVMMAPYDGCYIMQEHGSYVLPMLWWGSPVKIICPVPPISVPSVLCSHFGMAIQMHGGEEVIHTLQVIENGEWVPFVSEECAYQVESHSGDLIFYVPFTAPCVTVGNGVHRLVLLDGQDFILSCPSHHPPPFPFFPSPPFSQPFSPGDPQQQIPVPVTFAPSTSPPLTSPPITPYTQPPAQEQMPQLPAFPHYRPHGMYHQIPHFPYGGAGYHPPLHPGHNPYPGSHQLLPGRYPGQQPFFPMGPGNHPYGSGDHRDSFLPLPAPTHDPMLRLL, encoded by the exons ATGGTGATGATGGCACCATACGATGGATGCTACATCATGCAGGAG CATGGTAGTTATGTCCTGCCCATGCTGTGGTGGGGCAGCCCTGTGAAGATCATCTGCCCTGTCCCCCCAATCTCTGTCCCCTCAGTACTCTGCTCCCACTTTGGCATGGCCATCCAGATGCATGGAGGGGAGGAGGTCATACACACACTACAGGTCATAG AGAACGGCGAGTGGGTGCCGTTTGTGTCTGAAGAGTGTGCCTACCAAGTGGAGTCCCACTCAGGAGACCTCATCTTTTATGTTCCCTTTACAGCCCCATGTGTGACCGTCGGA AATGGAGTTCATCGACTGGTCCTATTGGACGGCCAGGACTTCATCCTCTCCTGCCCCTCACACCACCCTCCTCCATTTcccttctttccctctcctccatttTCTCAACCCTTCTCTCCTGGTGACCCGCAGCAGCAGATACCTGTCCCTGTGACTTTTGCTCCCTCCACCAGCCCTCCCCTTACCTCTCCTCCCATCACCCCTTATACTCAACCCCCAGCCCAGGAACAGATGCCCCAACTTCCTGCGTTCCCCCACTACCGCCCTCATGGCATGTATCACCAAATTCCCCATTTCCCTTACGGTGGAGCTGGTTAtcaccctcccctccaccctggtCACAATCCATACCCTGGCTCCCATCAGCTTCTCCCAGGGAGATACCCAGGCCAGCAGCCCTTCTTCCCCATGGGGCCTGGGAATCACCCCTACGGCTCTGGAGACCACCGTGACTCCTTTTTACCTCTCCCCGCCCCTACCCACGATCCCATGCTCAGGCTATTATAA
- the LOC123736101 gene encoding serine/threonine-protein kinase WNK2-like, whose protein sequence is MTINQALITEEPMSATGSPNPDPYTQPPKWPVGPYFYPYGPYYPPSGPHHYPFIPIYYPSPTPVPSPVTASPPQTLPSGPQDPTMPTVYQPHHYPQPVTCSPSAHTICSYDPYPVDVPHYQPHHPYPLYLTPSSPLTTPALPSTGTALPGATQPPQTSTTTPHPPPGPYLPLLLSLLGCPPHPYSPPQPLLSPQPSLHCLAGQMMVSLPSALLDSIQVKDQMNGWVSISSAPAACRYILQMSEGGGVILHSPLPACHSQAMALNPHQLSIPLKFWDTVLGKYRTLELHCPSTVTPSPHTTTTTLPPTTHTRPPTPPKPHVFCSARHMRHQRECDEPEGCPKALWVCGKQGKDGMINLNLPFNSCHMTVQGKEHRMSVIYSTLNGQKGKAQLSCPVSIPVSHQECNLPSDQRLPCGRRPLSQAECLSLGCCYSTKPSACYYSMDECTLDRHFVFSVPASLTDPPLSPALLTAAGNPTCSPQRVTPDYALFKIPLGGCGTHRYEVGQTVIYMVEIINTVQSVTLNYGTITRDSPIRLLVECQYTPGSVVSVGFLVKTPSLGPSIQAQGVLGSSSGLPQTCSTVASTPSTTGPCRCCWVNPLHLEVRLLNPPDDKVVLLMS, encoded by the exons ATGACCATCAATCAGGCCCTGATTACTGAAGAGCCCATGTCTGCTACTGGGAGCCCCAATCCTGATCCCTATACCCAACCTCCTAAATGGCCTGTGGGTCCATACTTTTACCCCTATGGTCCTTACTACCCCCCATCTGGTCCTCACCATTACCCCTTCATACCCATCTACTACCCCTCACCTACCCCAGTGCCTAGCCCAGTGACGGCTAGTCCTCCCCAGACTCTGCCTTCAGGTCCTCAGGACCCTACAATGCCCACGGTctaccaaccccaccactaccctcAGCCAGTCACCTGCTCTCCCTCTGCCCATACCATCTGTAGCTATGACCCATATCCCGTGGATGTGCCACACTACCAGCCACACCACCCATATCCTCTCTACCTGACGCCCAGCTCCCCTCTGACCACCCCAGCCCTTCCCTCCACAGGCACAGCTCTGCCTGGTGCTACTCAACCACCCCAGACCTCAACAACCACCCCTCACCCTCCTCCAGGACCATATCTTCCACTACTACTCTCACTCCTTGGATgtccccctcacccctactctccCCCTCAGCCCTTGCTCTCCCCTCAGCCCTCCCTCCACTGTCTAGCAGGACAGATGATGGTGTCGCTGCCCTCTGCTCTCCTGGACTCCATCCAGGTCAAAG ATCAAATGAATGGCTGGGTGTCTATCTCCAGTGCCCCGGCGGCTTGTAGATACATCCTGCAGATGAGTGAGGGTGGTGGAGTGATCCTCCATTCCCCTCTCCCTGCGTGCCACAGCCAGGCAATG GCCCTCAACCCACACCAGCTCTCCATCCCCCTGAAGTTTTGGGACACAGTCCTGGGGAAATACAGAACTCTGGAGCTCCATTGCCCGTCAACTGTGACCCCATCAccccacaccactaccaccaccctccCACCGACGACCCACACCAGGCCTCCCACTCCCCCCAAGCCACACGTCTTCTGCTCTGCTCGCCACATGAG ACATCAAAGGGAATGCGATGAGCCTGAAGGATGCCCCAAAGCATTGTGGGTATGTGGCAAGCAAGGAAAGGATGGCATGATCAACCTGAACCTCCCCTTCAACTCATGTCACATGACTGTCCAG GGTAAAGAGCACCGCATGTCAGTGATTTACTCCACGTTGAACGGACAAAAAGGAAAGGCCCAGTTGTCCTGTCCAGTTTCCATACCAGTTTCTCATCAAG AGTGTAACCTTCCCAGTGACCAGCGCCTCCCCTGCGGCCGCCGCCCTCTATCCCAGGCAGAGTGTCTCTCTCTGGGCTGCTGCTACAGCACCAAGCCCTCTGCCTGCTACTACTCCATGGATG AATGCACATTGGACCGCCACTTTGTCTTTTCTGTACCCGCCTCCCTCACGGACCCTCCTCTGTCTCCCGCCTTGCTCACTGCCGCTGGCAACCCCACCTGCTCCCCTCAGAGGGTCACTCCAGACTACGCCCTGTTCAAGATCCCACTGGGCGGCTGTGGGACCCACAGATAC GAAGTAGGCCAAACGGTAATCTACATGGTGGAGATCATCAACACGGTCCAGTCCGTCACCCTCAACTATGGGACCATCACCAGAGACTCTCCTATCAG GCTGCTGGTTGAGTGCCAGTACACTCCTGGCTCTGTGGTGAGTGTTGGCTTCCTGGTCAAGACCCCCTCCCTGGGCCCCTCCATTCAGGCCCAGGGCGTGTTGGGGTCCAGCTCAGGATTGCCACAG ACGTGCAGTACAGTAGCTTCTACCCCCAGTACCACCGGCCCCTGCAGATGCTGCTGGGTAAACCCCTTACACCTCGAGGTGCGTCTGCTCAACCCCCCAGATGACAAAGTGGTCCTGCTG atgtcctaa